Genomic DNA from Methanosarcina sp. MTP4:
TTTCGCTCATTTTCGCTCATAATCACTCTTCTTTAACTCGATATTGCTTAATGTTTCAGGATTCTTTCACTGAATGACAAGTCGTTTGTCTGGATTCAATGATATTATGACAAATTTTAGCGCTCGACCGAGCGGTTTTTCTCCAAATTATCCAGTTTATTTGGTCCACTAACCAATTTTTGTTTATAGAAACAAGTTATACCTTAGTTCTATTTTAAAATAAAATAGATAAACCTTTTGAAATTAATTATTAAAAGTAAATATATTAAAAACAATTATTATTTATGGGAAAAGCCGTTCAGCCACGGCTGAACGGTGAGAACCCCGTTTCTCTATTCTACAGAGCCCCCAGTGCCGGGCCCTGCACGGCACCGTCTTCAGGTCGAAATCTTCCGAGGCCAGGCCACACAGAGCCTATGGATGGATTATAATTTGATTCTTGAGTACCCAACCCAAACAATAAATATATAATTGTTAACGTCGTTAACAATATTAAGAAATGTCTCTCTTCATTGAAGGCACCGCTTTTCCCCTCGGGGAACTCAATAGAAACGGCTGGGGCGTGCCGTTCTCCGAAGCAGGGAACGCTATCTCTTCTCTCAAAAACAGCGTGATCTGGATATACCCGCGTGATACTTCCCATATTTGTGGCATTCTTGAAGACCCGTTTGCCGAGAACAGTATTTATATAAAAAATATGTATGTATAGGTCTCTCTTCTTCCTCTTCTTTTCCATTTACATCTTGGAAAAGCCGGCTGCCTTCGGCACCCGGTGAGAGCCCGGGGTCCAATAAAGCGAAGACTAAACGCCCGCCGGAAAATTAGAAAACGGAATCAAAAAAGAATTCTGGCGCTTAACTTAAAATTAGATAATTCCGGTTTTCCTGAATAATTAAATTGCAGGTCCTCACTCATATCAACAAATCCTCTATCCCCGCCCCCCTCACAATCTCAATTGCCTCTGCCTCTTCCTCAAACGTCAGCCCTCTTGCGATTTCCGGGTACTCCATCGCCCGATAGACGGGCCTGTACTGGAACATGAGGTTAAACCTGACCCTAGGAATATGCTCGGAAACCCATTCGGCAATCGGTTTTGTGCAGCAGTCGAGGTGGCCGGGGAGGACCAGGTGGCGAAGGAGGATTTCGGCGGTCTCGTAGGCGAATTCGAAGTTTGGACGGACGACTTCCAGGTAGTTTTTGACTTTCGAGTACTTGCGGGCGCAGGCGTCGTTTCCGTATTTGAAGTCCCCGAGGTAGACGTCTACCACGCCTTCCAGGAGGCGGGCGATTTCGGGGGAGTGATACATGTTCGAGTTCCAGACGATGGGGGTGTTTTCGGAAAGTTCCCGGACGGTTTTCAGGACGGTGTGCGGGTGGGGGGTCGGGGTTACGAAGTTTACGTTCTTTGCCCCGTGCAGCCTTCGGACGTCGATCAGTTTTGCAAGTTTCCGGGGTTCGACTTCGGTACCGGAATCTGGGAAGGTGGAGATGTCCCAGTTCTGGCAGTAGACGCAAGCAAAGACACAGCCTGTAAAAAAGATCGTGTGGGAGGGGACAAGCTCGGGCTCTTCTCCCATGTGCAGGAACTCCGAGGCGATCCGGGAAACGTCGGTTAGCCTGCAAAAGCCTTTTTCGCCTGCCTTCCGGGAAACCCCGCAGCGGCGCTCGCAGGCATGGCAGTTTTCCAGGACCTGGTCAACGATTGCGACCTTCAGGTCAAGGAGGGAAGGGGAGGCTTTTTCGAGTTCCAGAAAGCCGTCGGTCAGGAGCTTTAACTTATCCGAGGCATCAGGGTATGCAAGGGCTCTCAGGGCTTCGGTTTCGAGCTCTTTCCGGAGTATCCGGTATTTATCCATTTCCTGGGAATGGGCGGCCCAGAGCTCTTCAAGCGGCATATCAGCTTCAAACTCTGCCGGGATTCGCTCGCTTATCTTGAAAAGGGCAGGCAATTCGTTTCTCTGTACCCTGAGATAGCGCTTCAGGTACTTCGGAGCTGCCATATGGAAATATTGGTCTGCATGGCTTGAATGTTTTGTCGTGAATGCTTTTTTGTGGATGTTTTGTGATGGATGTTGTGCTGGGAATGCTTTACGGTGAATACTGTGTGGTGCCGACATGTTTAAGTGCTTTTAGTATGTGGATGGCTGTTTATGGAATGGCTTGTTCTTTTCATAGCAGGTATTTTTGAGGCTGCCTGGGCAATCGGCTTGAAGTACACGGAAGGCTTCACCAGGTTTTATCCCAGCGTGTTCACGGTAGCCTGCATGCTCTTGAGCTTCTATTTTCTGGCGCAGGCCCTGAAGACCCTCCCCATAGGGACCGGATACGCCGTCTGGACCGGAATCGGAATCCTGGGCACCACTGTCCTTGGCATCCTGCTTTTCAACGAGTCCTGCGACATCGGAAAGCTTCTGTGCATAATGCTGATTTTTTCCGGGGTAATGGGGCTTAAATTTCTCACGCATTGACGTAATTTATAGTCTCTAATGTAAATACTTACACCTGCATTGCAACCACGGAAGACACGGAAAGCACGGAAGTATTGTACCCCTATTTATTTTTGTTCCATGTGTTCCGTGCTTTCGGTGGTTAAACTTTAACTTGAGACTGGTGAAGGAATTTGGGTTGTTGACTACAGTGTATTCGTCAGACACATTTGCTTATTTCTTTTTTTGTATATTTTGTGTGTTGTGCATAGGGCTAATAATTAATAGCTAACAGGACAATGTTAGTAGGGGGATTCATTATCTGATTAAGCCCGGGGGTCCGAGCTGTATCCTTTTTCGGACAGCTTTGCCGATACCCGGCGCCAGTTTTCAGTAGAAGTTTCAAGAGAATTTTCAGGAAATTTTCAGGCCAATTTTCGGGGCAATTTTTCAGGGAGGATCAGGGAGGAATTTTCTGGCAGCAGTTGACAGCACTACCATCAGCCTATGGGATATACTCACCCTTTTGTTTCTGTTTTTCTTTCTCTACGCCGTCATCTACCCACAGTGGCAGCTCAAGGTTATCCGCATGCAGCGCCAGGCAAGGCTGAAGCGGATGGAGAAGCGCTGGGGCAGCAGGGTGCTCACCATGATTCACAGGCGCGAGGCGATCTCGATGTTCGGGCTTCCCGCCTACCAGTTTATAGACGAGGAGGACGCCGAACAGGTCCTGCGCTGGATCCGGGCCTCCAGAAAATACCCCCTCGACCTGATCCTGCACACCCCAGGGGGCCAGCTCCATGCCAGCATCCAGATCGCCCGCGCCCTGAAAAAACACCCGAAAAAGACCAGGGTCATCATCCCCCACTACTCCATGTCCGGGGGCACAATGATAGCCCTTGCAGCCGACGAAATTGTCATGGACAAGGACGCCGTAATCGGCCCCATCGACCCCCAGATAGGAGACTTCGTGCGAGGGCTCTACCCCGCCCCGTCCTGGATCTACGCCGCAGACACGAAAAAAGAAAAGGCGGATGACAGCACCCTCGTCATGAGCGACATCTCAAGAAAATCCCTGGAACTCACCCGAAAGGTGGCAAAAGAACTCCTGGCTGATAAGCCGAAGAAGGCTGATAAGCCAAAAATGGCCGATATGCCGGAAAAAGCTGATGAACCGGAGAAAGCTGATATGCCAGAGATAGCCGATAAACCAAAGATGGTTGATAAACCGGGGATGGCTGGCAAGACCGGATCTGAGCAAGGAAGAGAGATCTGGGTTGATGAAGCTGTTGAAAAACTGGTAAGTGGGGAAATGATCCACATTACGCCCCTTTCGGCTGAGGAAGCAAAGCAGCTCGGGCTCAATGTGAACACGGATTTTCCTCCTGAGGTGCACGAGTTCATGACTTTCTTCAGGCCGGCAAAGATGAACGTGGAGTATGTGGAGTAAAGTTCCCTGCACCAGGTCATGTTCCTTGCAACAGGTCCTCTGAATAAAATCTTCTGCATTTCGTATCCTGGATTTAATTGAAATTAGCAGCTTTGGGCTACCGATTGAAGTTCTTGTCTCTAAAAAAATTTGAGGCAATTCACCCTGGAAAAAGTTAAAGTACATGGCATGTATAATATATAGTATGTATAATACATGAAATGTATAAAATATTCAATTGAATAAGCTTCGAATCCCCTGTACATTATTTCCGTTACACCGGATCTTATTGATTTAATTTCACAGCCTGGAAGAAGGTTTTCCGATGAAGTTCTATGACCGCGAAAAAGAAATGGAAGTATTGAAAAGGGTCTGCGGCCTGAAAGGGTTCAGGATAGCGGTGATCTCGGGGAGGAGGAGGATAGGCAAGACGCGCCTTGCACTTGAGTTTCTTAAAGAGAAAAACTTTGAGTATATATTTGTGCCGAAGTACAAGACTCTGGAGCTTTTCCTGCAGGAGCTTTCCGAAACTTCGAACCTCCCGGCATTCCAGAGAGCAGCAGACCTCTTCAGGTATCTTTTTGAGACCCGGGAGTACATCTTCCTGGATGAGTTCCAGAATTTTTACGACATGGATAAAAGTGTCTACTCGGACCTCCAGCAGCTTGCGGACGAGTTCAAGCAGAAAGAAAAAGATTGCTGTGTTTTCATAAGCGGGTCAAGCTATTCGCTGATGAACAAAATATTTGTCGACTCTGCCCATCCCCTCTACGGAAGGGCGGACACCATGCTGGAGCTCGGCCCTCTTGGCCCTGGCACCGTGCTGGAAGTTCTCAGGGACCTGGGAATAAAGGACCGAAAAGAGGCCATCAAGTACTATTCCGTCTTCGGAGGCATCCCGAAGTACTATGAACTCCTTGAAGGGATCGGCCCCGTTCCTTTTGAAGAGACTGCAAGGCTGCTGTTCTTTGACAGCATGATGCCCCTTCTGAAAGACGAAGGGCGAAATGTACTGGCAACGGAGTTTGGCGGGGAGTACAAAACGTATTATTCAATTCTTGAAGCCATTTCAAGAGGGAAAAACACAGTCGGAGAAATTGCCACCGTCCTTGAGGGCGAAAGCGGGAGGGCATCAAGGTACCTGGATATTCTCCGCAGGGAATACAACGTCATTTCAAGGGAAACTCCCATCCTGGACGATCCCCGGAAATCAAAAAGGGGGATTTATTCCATAAGGGACCCTTTCCTCAGGTTCTGGTTCGGCTTCATAAAAAGGTATGACTCCTACTTTGAACAGGGGAGGACAGACGAACTGTTTAAAATGTTCTCAAGAAACTTCGATACCTTTGTTGGCTTTGCCTTTGAAAGGATAGTCGAGGAATTCCTCCTTGGAAACAGGCAATTTGTCCCCTTCGAGTTCGAGAGAATCGGCCGCCAGTGGGGAACGATCAGGGGCGCACCCGGAGGAAAAAACACTTATGAAATAGACCTGCTGGCAGTGAATGAAGGGATGAGCAAAATGCTCCTCATGGAATGCAAATGGCAGGACCTCAGTGAAAAAGACGCCCGCCTGATAATCAGTTCCCTGAATGAAAAAGCAGGATACCTTAACCCCCGTGGAACGCCTGAATATCACTATGGCATCTTCGCAAGGAAGATTGAGGGGAAGACAGCCCTTCAAAAAGAGGGGATACTGGCTCTTGATCTTGATGATATGAGAATTTAAGCTGCGGTAAGTGACGCCGACTTGTAGCTTTCTCAGCTGAAAGTAAAAACGTCCGTCTCCAACTTTCCTTAACCCCGGAAACCTTTCTTCAATAGGATTGAGAGAAAGTGCCTCCGCCAGCTTGCCTGGCGGCCCTCACCAAAAAGAAATGAAAAAGAGAAATGAAAAAAGAGTATTTTTCAGGCTGTATTTTTTTCTGTTTATAGTCCCGAAGGTAATTATTTTCACTTACATTATAACCACTGAAGACACGGAAAGCACGGAAGGATTGTGCCCCTATTTCCTTTATCCGTGTTTTCTGTGCTTTCTGTGGTTAAACTTTCGCTTGAGATTGGTGAAGAAATTTGGGTACTTAACTATAGTTTGTGTTCTTACCGTTTTTTCGGCATTTTTTTCTTTTTTCTTTCTCTTTCCTTTTAACTCTGGAAAGGCCGTTCGCCTTCGGCGACCGTGGAAAAAAACCACGGGATATTCCTAATTCCGGTTGCATGGGGCACAATTCATGCTTTCGAGCCAGCCATTACTTTCTTTTTCCACCATCTTCAGGCTTTTTCCTTCCTGACCTTTGCATCATCCTCACTGAGCCCAACCCAGCTAACCTTATACCCCAGCTCTTCAAGTACAGGGTAATAGAGGCTCCTGTCAAGCCCGAATCCCTCAAAGACCTTTACGGCATCGGCATATGTGCCCGAATTTTCGAGTTTTGCAAGTTCCCTGTCAACTTTTTCAAGGAGGTTCCGGTGAAGCACGTAGTTTTCGAGCAGCACGTATTCTTCCAACCCCTCTGATTCCCTCGGCTCTTTCGATTCTTTTGCTTCCTTAGATTCCCCGGATCCTTCAAGCCGCTTCAAAAGCACGTCCTTCAGGGCATCGGTCCCGATTCCCTTTTCTTTTGAAATCGTTTCAAGGCTGATTATCTCTCCGGTCAGCGGAATCTCCGCATCCTGCACCTTTTCCCTGTCCTCTGCACGTTTCTCAGCCTCGTAGCGTCTGAGGATCTGCATTACTTCATTGACCGGGATTTTTTTCTCATAGAAGATCACGTCCCTGGCAGGAAAGTCCTTTTCCGAACACTTCAGCTTCCGGTTGATCAGCAGGATGACCGGTTCCCTGACTTCTTTCAATTTTCCGATCTTCTTTTCCAGGTACTCCGAAGTCCAGAAGCCCACGATTTCCAGGTACACGACCGTCCCGTCCCGCTCCAGGGCAAAATCAGGGACAAAGGCATATTTGCCGGCTCTCAGGACGGTGGGCTCCCGCCTGATCTCCCAGCTCCCAAGTTTCAGGCCGCCGAAGATCTTTTCCACCGCACTGTCGTAGGTGATACTTTCCTTTTCGTCCGGGATTTCCATATCTACTTTTGGTATGCCGACCCCGCCACGGGTTTCGTACCCTGCTCTTGCTTCTCCAATCCGGGTCTCTGAGGCTGAGGATTTGGATCCGGATGTGGCTTCGGGGTATTCAGGCCCTGCAGGCAGCGGCGGCATAAAAGCCTTTTCAGAACTGTCAAGGGCAAATTCCAGGAGGCGCTTCCCC
This window encodes:
- a CDS encoding radical SAM protein encodes the protein MAAPKYLKRYLRVQRNELPALFKISERIPAEFEADMPLEELWAAHSQEMDKYRILRKELETEALRALAYPDASDKLKLLTDGFLELEKASPSLLDLKVAIVDQVLENCHACERRCGVSRKAGEKGFCRLTDVSRIASEFLHMGEEPELVPSHTIFFTGCVFACVYCQNWDISTFPDSGTEVEPRKLAKLIDVRRLHGAKNVNFVTPTPHPHTVLKTVRELSENTPIVWNSNMYHSPEIARLLEGVVDVYLGDFKYGNDACARKYSKVKNYLEVVRPNFEFAYETAEILLRHLVLPGHLDCCTKPIAEWVSEHIPRVRFNLMFQYRPVYRAMEYPEIARGLTFEEEAEAIEIVRGAGIEDLLI
- the sugE gene encoding quaternary ammonium compound efflux SMR transporter SugE, which codes for MEWLVLFIAGIFEAAWAIGLKYTEGFTRFYPSVFTVACMLLSFYFLAQALKTLPIGTGYAVWTGIGILGTTVLGILLFNESCDIGKLLCIMLIFSGVMGLKFLTH
- a CDS encoding ATP-binding protein — its product is MKFYDREKEMEVLKRVCGLKGFRIAVISGRRRIGKTRLALEFLKEKNFEYIFVPKYKTLELFLQELSETSNLPAFQRAADLFRYLFETREYIFLDEFQNFYDMDKSVYSDLQQLADEFKQKEKDCCVFISGSSYSLMNKIFVDSAHPLYGRADTMLELGPLGPGTVLEVLRDLGIKDRKEAIKYYSVFGGIPKYYELLEGIGPVPFEETARLLFFDSMMPLLKDEGRNVLATEFGGEYKTYYSILEAISRGKNTVGEIATVLEGESGRASRYLDILRREYNVISRETPILDDPRKSKRGIYSIRDPFLRFWFGFIKRYDSYFEQGRTDELFKMFSRNFDTFVGFAFERIVEEFLLGNRQFVPFEFERIGRQWGTIRGAPGGKNTYEIDLLAVNEGMSKMLLMECKWQDLSEKDARLIISSLNEKAGYLNPRGTPEYHYGIFARKIEGKTALQKEGILALDLDDMRI
- a CDS encoding DUF790 family protein, encoding MSDLLTSDLLVTRISYGKIKPTYASYDVENLELAKLLIETFEQHVGKPYGDLLSELEGLEEMNYRFIRGLAQLLGRRTVIKTDAAVDPTAAREAVFEACEGMALSIPERNTALEKAAEKFAVSVPELEEALWADLEENQVLKSFEPISPPELLRKYNISLTQTLLFKAVDMDIRITGDYQKILWRILKTGLMYTLEDEGETEEEEEEEEEEEAGEEEKAGKGRKTGVRKRTKEGVHLHLDGPASLFKMSERYGNSFARLFPVLLRSGNWKLKAGILHKGYQGKRLLEFALDSSEKAFMPPLPAGPEYPEATSGSKSSASETRIGEARAGYETRGGVGIPKVDMEIPDEKESITYDSAVEKIFGGLKLGSWEIRREPTVLRAGKYAFVPDFALERDGTVVYLEIVGFWTSEYLEKKIGKLKEVREPVILLINRKLKCSEKDFPARDVIFYEKKIPVNEVMQILRRYEAEKRAEDREKVQDAEIPLTGEIISLETISKEKGIGTDALKDVLLKRLEGSGESKEAKESKEPRESEGLEEYVLLENYVLHRNLLEKVDRELAKLENSGTYADAVKVFEGFGLDRSLYYPVLEELGYKVSWVGLSEDDAKVRKEKA